A single region of the Chthoniobacterales bacterium genome encodes:
- a CDS encoding N-acetylmuramoyl-L-alanine amidase: MLLRLLFLGLIGLQLASAASPSLVIIDAGHGGKDSGGHGNGLIEKQLTLDTALRLQSKLTRAGVKSILLRNADFFIELDDRVAMANRYRGRDAVLVSIHYNAVGGSEPHGVETFFWRPDATALAARIQRHVASEAGLSNIAINRRRLRLTRNPEIPAVLVEGGYMTNPSEARRLAQAKTRDAIAQGICDGLLELRERGEAGIRRVPEIASPLSRPTDPKDGGRRIRI, from the coding sequence ATGCTTCTCCGCCTTCTGTTTCTCGGCCTGATTGGACTGCAACTCGCCTCTGCCGCCTCGCCGTCGCTGGTCATCATCGACGCCGGGCACGGGGGCAAGGACAGCGGCGGCCATGGAAATGGGCTCATCGAAAAGCAACTCACGCTCGACACTGCGCTCCGGCTCCAGTCGAAGCTGACCCGGGCCGGGGTGAAATCCATCTTGCTGCGCAACGCCGATTTTTTCATCGAACTCGACGACCGCGTGGCCATGGCGAATCGTTACCGGGGCCGCGACGCCGTGCTGGTCTCCATTCATTACAATGCGGTCGGCGGCAGCGAACCACACGGCGTGGAGACGTTTTTCTGGCGGCCCGATGCGACTGCGCTCGCGGCACGTATCCAGCGTCACGTCGCGAGTGAGGCGGGTCTGAGCAATATCGCGATTAACCGCCGCCGACTCCGGCTCACGCGCAATCCCGAGATTCCTGCGGTGCTGGTGGAGGGCGGTTACATGACCAATCCGTCGGAGGCGCGGCGGCTGGCGCAGGCCAAAACCCGCGACGCCATCGCTCAGGGCATCTGCGACGGCCTGCTGGAACTCCGCGAACGAGGCGAAGCCGGCATCCGGCGCGTGCCGGAGATTGCCAGTCCGCTCTCGCGCCCGACTGATCCGAAAGATGGCGGACGCCGCATTCGCATCTAA
- a CDS encoding ABC transporter permease, translating to MNRLPTPGAWQRLRRDPKVVASVVLLSFVLLAAVLGIFVFPERMAGTSAAQFSPPSREHPFGTDLNGRDVLYHTLEGARISLVVGVFGALVSFVIGTTYGMISGYKGGKIDSAMMRFVDILYAIPRLVFILIAISSFDTFLKQWLIGWHLDSLVGYSKILILIVSLGAIEWLTMARIVRGQVLALKSQQFVLAARALGQTNFRIVLRHIFPNLLGVILIYVTLTIPAVILDESFLSFLGLGVQAPQASWGTLLAEGAQTINPIKSNWWLLVFPAVAMSLTLLALNFLGDGLRDALDPREKK from the coding sequence ATGAACCGCCTCCCCACTCCCGGCGCCTGGCAACGGCTGCGGCGCGATCCGAAAGTGGTCGCCTCCGTGGTGCTCCTGAGCTTCGTCCTGCTCGCCGCTGTGCTCGGCATTTTCGTTTTTCCTGAGCGCATGGCTGGCACCAGCGCGGCTCAGTTTTCCCCACCGTCCCGCGAGCATCCTTTCGGCACCGACTTAAATGGACGCGACGTGCTCTATCACACGCTGGAGGGCGCGCGCATCTCGCTCGTGGTCGGCGTTTTTGGTGCGCTCGTTTCGTTCGTCATCGGCACGACTTACGGCATGATCTCCGGCTACAAAGGCGGCAAAATCGACTCCGCCATGATGCGTTTCGTCGATATTCTCTACGCCATCCCGCGGCTGGTTTTCATCCTCATCGCCATCAGCAGCTTCGACACTTTTTTGAAGCAATGGCTCATCGGCTGGCACCTGGATTCTCTCGTCGGCTACTCAAAAATTCTCATCCTCATCGTCTCGCTCGGGGCCATCGAATGGCTCACCATGGCCCGCATCGTTCGCGGCCAAGTCCTCGCGCTGAAGTCCCAACAATTCGTCCTCGCCGCCCGCGCCCTCGGGCAGACCAACTTCCGCATCGTCCTACGCCACATCTTTCCCAACTTGCTGGGCGTCATCCTCATTTACGTCACGCTCACCATTCCGGCGGTCATTCTGGATGAATCGTTTCTCTCCTTCCTCGGCCTCGGCGTGCAGGCGCCACAGGCGAGTTGGGGTACACTCCTGGCGGAAGGCGCGCAAACCATCAACCCGATCAAATCCAACTGGTGGCTCCTCGTTTTTCCCGCCGTCGCGATGTCACTCACCCTGCTCGCGCTGAATTTCCTCGGCGACGGCCTGCGCGACGCCCTCGATCCTCGGGAGAAAAAATAA
- a CDS encoding ABC transporter permease yields the protein MFILRRLLLLIPVLLSVITITFFLIRIKPGGPFDKEKKIPKAVEEALLRKYKLDGADGRDWAVTHAQSLGLSPAAQQSWGKFGSLCQQLGDYLADVAKGDFRLSLKYRNRTVNEILAQSLPVSATLGSLALIVAAFTGVSLGAYAAMRQHQIADSASMLLALVAISLPAFVTGPILILIFCFWLKWLPVGGWTGWQSWILPVLTLALPYAAYIARLMRGSMLEVLSQDYIRTAKAKGLSEVQVVWKHALQIAVLPVVSFFGPLTANLLTGSIVVETIYNVPGSGRFFVNSILNGDAFLLGGVTIVYCTLLVLMNLLVDILYGVLDKRITLQ from the coding sequence ATGTTCATCCTTCGCCGCCTGCTACTCCTTATCCCGGTGCTGCTGAGTGTGATCACGATCACGTTTTTTCTGATTCGGATCAAACCCGGAGGGCCGTTCGACAAGGAAAAGAAAATCCCCAAGGCCGTCGAGGAGGCGCTCCTCCGCAAATACAAACTCGATGGCGCCGATGGTCGTGATTGGGCTGTAACTCACGCCCAAAGCCTCGGCCTCAGCCCGGCTGCGCAGCAATCCTGGGGGAAATTTGGCTCGCTCTGCCAGCAGCTTGGCGACTATCTAGCCGACGTGGCGAAGGGCGACTTCCGGCTGTCTCTCAAATATCGCAACCGCACGGTGAACGAAATCCTCGCGCAATCGCTCCCCGTCTCGGCGACGCTCGGGAGTCTGGCTCTGATCGTGGCCGCGTTCACCGGCGTTTCCCTTGGGGCTTACGCCGCCATGCGGCAGCATCAGATCGCCGACAGCGCGTCGATGTTACTGGCTTTGGTCGCAATCTCGTTGCCGGCATTTGTCACGGGGCCGATTCTCATTTTGATCTTCTGCTTTTGGCTGAAATGGCTCCCGGTGGGCGGCTGGACCGGCTGGCAAAGCTGGATTCTCCCCGTGCTCACGCTCGCGCTGCCGTATGCGGCCTACATCGCGCGTCTCATGCGCGGCTCCATGCTCGAAGTGCTCAGCCAGGATTACATTCGCACCGCCAAGGCCAAGGGCCTGAGCGAGGTGCAAGTCGTCTGGAAACACGCCCTCCAGATCGCCGTGCTGCCGGTCGTCTCGTTTTTCGGACCGCTCACCGCGAATCTTCTCACCGGCTCGATCGTGGTGGAAACGATCTACAACGTACCCGGATCGGGCCGGTTTTTCGTCAATTCCATCTTGAACGGCGACGCTTTTCTACTCGGCGGCGTCACCATCGTTTACTGCACGCTGCTCGTGCTGATGAACCTCCTCGTGGACATTCTTTACGGCGTTCTCGACAAACGCATCACGCTCCAATGA
- a CDS encoding PAS domain-containing protein, which yields MHLPSIDPSSVVAPPAAVREELFEKLFPPEKVGDFLRQIPGVNSQAVVVSDIEGLIEWVSPAFSRMCGYTLGELRGNKAGKMLQGADTDPAAVETLRNAIRERRPAHAQLINYSKDGERYEVDIELSPTFAADGSCTGFIALEKEVGQVA from the coding sequence ATGCATCTGCCATCCATCGATCCCTCCAGCGTCGTCGCGCCGCCGGCCGCAGTGCGCGAGGAGCTTTTCGAGAAACTGTTTCCGCCGGAGAAAGTCGGCGACTTTTTGCGTCAGATCCCGGGCGTCAACAGCCAGGCGGTCGTCGTCTCGGACATCGAGGGACTCATCGAATGGGTCAGCCCTGCCTTTAGCCGGATGTGCGGTTATACCCTCGGCGAACTTCGCGGCAACAAAGCCGGGAAAATGCTCCAGGGCGCGGATACCGATCCGGCTGCGGTAGAGACGCTTCGCAATGCCATCCGCGAGCGGCGTCCGGCTCACGCGCAACTGATAAATTACAGCAAGGACGGCGAACGCTACGAGGTGGACATTGAGCTCTCGCCGACGTTCGCTGCCGACGGGAGTTGCACAGGATTCATCGCGCTGGAAAAGGAAGTCGGACAGGTCGCCTAG
- the ileS gene encoding isoleucine--tRNA ligase, which translates to MNYKDTLNLPKTDFPMKAGLTTREPEMLAQWTSIGLYERIQEARKDAPAFVLHDGPPFANGDVHMGTAMNKVLKDFIVKSKTMSGFRAPYVPGWDCHGLPIEFKVVKESRDLSPVEIRKRSEDYARKYVDIQRGQFQRLGILGDWQNPYLTLDPAYEADIMRSFATFVEKGLVYQAKKPVLWSTGAQTALAEAEVEYADRTDPAIYVKFPMVEQASSLVIWTTTPWTLPANVAIAVHPRQEYVLSETDSGETLIVARPLLEVFQTETGIRFIREIASFTGDQLAGMEARHPFLERTSKVITADFVTTDTGTGAVHIAPGHGADDYVAGKQNGLPILSPVDDRGHLTEEAGVPALTGKYVFAANPIVIELLRERGALLAEQKYTHSYPHCWRSKTPIVFRAVEQFFIRIDAIRADALAAIDTVQWIPAWGRNRIAGTVEARPDWCISRQRTWGVPLPVFYDETGAPLLDANIARQVADLVEKQGTNIWFEKSDAEWAAMLDLPPNTTRRNDTLDVWIDSGTSHQAVLKRRPELHFPADMYIEGTDQHRGWFQSSLLTSVAIEGCAPYLAVATNGFVVDTDGKKISKSSDYKKPMDAKYFVEKHGADIVRLWVSSVNYSDEVPFGEEIFTRVADTYRRIRNTLRILLANLSDFDVSRDAVPNNELTFVDRWALSRLGHVVSECREGYAAYDFRRVYHSLNQFCAVDLSSLYVDITKDRVYCDAIDSDRRRSTQTVMHRTFNALCRLLAPILAYTADEAWTHAGNQESVHLTLLPEVADYPVDAAVEAEAEKLMQLRSLVAQGIEAQRQEKIIGNALEAHVEVSLPAAESPQIDHDEIEEFLILSDLVLTVGERHSTVTRTSSSRCERCWRHRPTVGSNSTHPELCARCAEVV; encoded by the coding sequence ATGAATTACAAAGACACGCTCAATCTCCCGAAAACCGATTTCCCGATGAAGGCCGGGCTCACCACCCGGGAGCCGGAAATGCTGGCCCAGTGGACTTCCATCGGACTCTACGAGCGCATTCAGGAGGCGCGAAAAGATGCGCCCGCATTCGTCCTGCACGACGGCCCGCCGTTCGCCAATGGCGACGTTCACATGGGCACCGCAATGAACAAGGTGCTGAAGGATTTCATCGTCAAATCGAAGACCATGAGCGGCTTTCGCGCCCCGTATGTGCCGGGCTGGGATTGCCACGGTCTGCCCATTGAATTCAAAGTCGTCAAGGAATCGCGCGATCTTTCGCCCGTGGAAATCCGCAAACGCTCGGAAGATTACGCCCGCAAATACGTGGACATCCAGCGCGGGCAATTTCAGCGTCTCGGCATTCTCGGCGACTGGCAAAATCCGTATCTCACCCTCGACCCGGCCTACGAAGCCGACATCATGCGTTCCTTCGCGACCTTCGTGGAAAAAGGGCTCGTCTATCAGGCGAAAAAACCCGTCCTCTGGAGCACCGGCGCGCAAACTGCCCTGGCCGAAGCCGAGGTGGAATACGCCGACCGCACGGACCCGGCGATCTATGTGAAGTTTCCGATGGTAGAACAAGCTTCCAGCTTGGTCATCTGGACCACGACTCCTTGGACGCTGCCGGCGAACGTCGCGATCGCAGTGCATCCTCGACAGGAATACGTTCTTTCCGAAACTGATTCGGGTGAGACTTTAATCGTGGCGCGTCCATTGTTAGAAGTGTTTCAAACGGAAACCGGCATCCGCTTCATTCGCGAAATCGCCAGCTTCACCGGGGATCAACTCGCCGGAATGGAAGCGCGTCATCCGTTTTTAGAGCGGACTTCCAAAGTAATCACCGCCGACTTCGTCACCACCGACACCGGCACCGGAGCCGTCCACATCGCGCCCGGCCATGGCGCGGACGATTACGTCGCTGGAAAACAGAACGGACTTCCAATCCTATCACCCGTCGATGATCGCGGGCATCTCACCGAGGAAGCGGGCGTTCCGGCGCTCACCGGCAAATACGTTTTCGCCGCGAACCCCATTGTCATCGAACTCCTTCGCGAGCGCGGCGCGTTGTTAGCAGAGCAGAAATACACCCACAGTTATCCGCATTGCTGGCGCTCGAAAACGCCTATCGTCTTCCGCGCTGTCGAGCAATTTTTCATCCGTATCGACGCCATCCGCGCCGACGCTTTGGCCGCCATCGACACCGTCCAATGGATTCCAGCCTGGGGCCGCAACCGCATTGCCGGAACCGTCGAGGCGCGCCCCGATTGGTGCATCTCGCGCCAGCGCACCTGGGGCGTGCCGCTACCGGTTTTCTATGATGAAACCGGCGCGCCGCTGCTCGATGCTAACATCGCCCGCCAAGTCGCCGATCTCGTGGAAAAACAGGGGACTAACATTTGGTTCGAGAAGTCCGATGCCGAATGGGCCGCGATGTTAGATCTGCCTCCTAACACCACGCGCCGCAACGACACGCTCGACGTCTGGATCGACTCCGGCACGAGTCATCAGGCCGTGTTGAAACGCAGACCCGAACTCCATTTCCCTGCCGACATGTATATCGAGGGCACCGACCAGCATCGCGGTTGGTTTCAGTCTTCGCTGCTAACATCCGTCGCCATCGAAGGTTGCGCGCCCTATTTAGCCGTCGCTACCAATGGATTCGTCGTCGATACCGATGGAAAAAAAATCTCCAAGTCCTCCGACTACAAGAAGCCGATGGACGCGAAGTATTTCGTCGAAAAACATGGAGCCGACATTGTCCGTCTCTGGGTGAGCAGCGTGAACTATTCCGACGAAGTTCCCTTCGGCGAAGAAATCTTCACCCGCGTCGCCGACACCTACCGGCGGATTCGCAATACGCTGCGAATCCTTCTCGCCAACCTCTCCGATTTTGATGTTAGTCGCGATGCCGTTCCTAACAACGAACTAACCTTCGTCGATCGCTGGGCTCTCAGCCGTCTTGGACATGTCGTGAGCGAGTGTCGCGAAGGTTATGCCGCGTATGATTTCCGCCGCGTCTATCATAGCTTGAATCAATTCTGCGCCGTCGATCTCAGCAGTCTCTACGTTGATATCACGAAGGACCGCGTCTATTGCGACGCCATCGATTCCGACCGCCGCCGCAGCACGCAAACCGTGATGCATCGGACTTTCAACGCACTCTGCCGCTTGTTAGCACCGATCCTCGCCTACACCGCCGACGAAGCTTGGACACATGCTGGAAATCAGGAATCCGTCCACTTAACCTTGCTGCCCGAAGTGGCTGATTATCCAGTGGATGCCGCCGTCGAAGCCGAGGCTGAGAAACTCATGCAACTCCGCTCGCTCGTCGCCCAAGGGATCGAGGCGCAGCGCCAGGAAAAAATTATCGGTAACGCGCTCGAAGCCCACGTCGAAGTCAGTCTTCCCGCCGCCGAATCGCCACAGATCGACCATGATGAAATCGAGGAATTCCTCATCCTCAGCGACCTCGTTCTAACCGTCGGCGAGCGCCATTCGACTGTTACTCGAACCAGTTCTTCCCGCTGCGAACGCTGCTGGCGTCACCGCCCCACAGTCGGCTCTAACTCGACTCACCCCGAGCTGTGCGCCCGCTGCGCGGAAGTCGTTTAG
- a CDS encoding PQQ-dependent sugar dehydrogenase, whose amino-acid sequence MLPRFLAVLPLLAAIAHAGPILRNDTVTINARQSASIPVLQNDSKGISRTSVRIAKAPKYGSVTLNRDGTIFYRNTRGSSSVDAFRYKLRNGSRTALVRIRLSKNLRVPPFPTTLPLDPGASSAYSMVDALDATFDQPVCLATPPGETSRLFVLEKTGAVKLVADVTASTNTAVTTFLDLPALLATRGETLSTDSEQGLLGLAFHPQYASNGYFYVFYSVHNNQTGNEYERVSRFTVSNNDPAKANPASELVLLNQLDDASNHNGGCLQFGSDGYLYISVGDEGAANDSLNNSQRIDKDFYSGILRIDVDKLSGNLAPKAHASIPLDNGVARFSVPSDNPFVGATSFNGITINPNNLRTEFWAVGLRNPWRFSFDIATNELWCADVGQDAWEEVDLITAGGNYGWAYREGNHAGPKTPPVGFTSINPIVEHAHGSGPNSGNSITGGLVYRASKLASLIGSYVYADYETGNVWSLRRTPDGPVVTRLMARNGLVAFGTDPSNGDILACNINEGKILRLIQSVPNTIFPATLTATNIFASVKTLSPNPGFVAYSPNVPFWSDYAIKSRWFRLPASTSQIDWSQDVPWVTPTGTIWVKHFDLETTRGNPATKRRIETRVLVRNDDGVYGLTYQWNSAQTEAYLVPEQGADLTIPVQVNGSPTNQVWHIPGRAECATCHTPQGGYSLSFNTRQFNHGPSLNGFAGNQIDVLKAAGYFSTTVPDSVSLPRHYPLDDLQFDLENRVRSYLGVNCAYCHQSGGTAPTQWDGRPELTLAETGLINGPVSDDGGDSANKLVVSGDPAHSVILNRIAGTHGFTRMPPLGTNQIDPQAVNIVTDWIQNYLPQHP is encoded by the coding sequence ATGCTCCCTCGATTCCTAGCTGTCCTCCCCTTGCTGGCCGCCATCGCCCACGCAGGACCCATTCTTCGCAACGACACCGTTACGATCAATGCCCGGCAAAGCGCCAGCATTCCCGTGCTTCAAAACGACTCGAAAGGCATCTCGCGCACCTCGGTTCGCATCGCCAAAGCCCCGAAATATGGTTCGGTGACCCTGAACCGCGATGGCACGATTTTCTATCGCAACACACGCGGCTCCTCCAGCGTGGATGCGTTTCGTTACAAGTTGAGAAATGGCTCCAGAACGGCGCTGGTGAGAATACGGTTGTCAAAAAATCTGCGCGTCCCGCCGTTCCCCACCACGCTGCCGCTCGACCCCGGCGCCAGCTCCGCCTATTCGATGGTCGATGCCTTGGACGCGACCTTCGATCAACCAGTCTGCCTAGCCACGCCGCCGGGTGAAACGAGCCGCCTGTTTGTTCTGGAGAAAACCGGCGCGGTCAAGCTGGTGGCCGACGTGACTGCTAGTACTAACACAGCGGTGACGACCTTTCTGGATCTGCCCGCGCTGCTGGCCACGCGGGGCGAGACGTTGTCCACGGATAGCGAGCAGGGGTTGTTGGGCCTAGCCTTTCATCCGCAATACGCGAGCAACGGCTACTTCTACGTTTTTTATTCCGTGCATAACAATCAAACTGGAAACGAGTATGAGCGCGTCTCGCGTTTCACGGTTTCTAACAATGATCCCGCGAAGGCCAATCCCGCGAGCGAACTCGTTCTCCTCAATCAGCTAGACGACGCTAGCAATCACAATGGCGGCTGCCTGCAATTTGGCTCCGATGGTTATCTCTACATCTCGGTGGGCGACGAGGGCGCGGCGAACGATTCGCTGAACAACAGCCAGCGCATCGACAAGGATTTTTACTCCGGCATCCTGCGCATCGACGTGGACAAACTCTCGGGTAATCTCGCGCCGAAGGCGCACGCCTCGATCCCGCTGGATAACGGTGTCGCGCGGTTCTCCGTACCTAGCGACAACCCGTTCGTCGGCGCGACGAGTTTCAATGGAATCACGATCAATCCTAACAATCTGCGCACGGAGTTTTGGGCCGTGGGATTGCGCAACCCCTGGAGGTTTTCCTTCGACATCGCGACCAATGAACTCTGGTGCGCCGACGTGGGCCAGGACGCGTGGGAAGAGGTCGATCTCATCACCGCTGGTGGCAACTACGGCTGGGCTTACCGCGAGGGAAATCATGCCGGCCCAAAGACGCCGCCGGTGGGTTTCACCTCAATAAACCCCATCGTCGAGCACGCCCACGGCAGCGGCCCGAACAGCGGAAACTCCATCACTGGCGGTCTGGTTTATCGCGCGAGCAAGTTGGCCAGTCTGATCGGTTCCTACGTCTATGCGGACTATGAAACGGGCAATGTCTGGTCGCTGCGACGGACGCCTGATGGTCCGGTTGTGACCCGGCTGATGGCGCGCAACGGTCTCGTGGCTTTTGGCACCGATCCGTCGAATGGCGACATCCTCGCGTGCAACATCAACGAGGGAAAAATCCTGCGTCTGATCCAGTCTGTGCCTAACACTATTTTTCCCGCGACGCTCACCGCCACGAACATTTTTGCGAGTGTGAAAACGCTCTCGCCGAATCCGGGATTTGTCGCTTACTCGCCGAACGTTCCATTCTGGAGCGACTACGCGATCAAGAGCCGGTGGTTTCGTCTGCCAGCTAGTACTAGCCAGATCGATTGGTCGCAGGACGTGCCCTGGGTCACACCGACCGGCACAATCTGGGTGAAACATTTCGACCTCGAAACGACTCGCGGAAATCCAGCCACCAAAAGACGCATCGAGACGCGTGTGTTAGTACGCAACGACGACGGCGTTTACGGACTCACATATCAATGGAACTCGGCCCAGACTGAGGCGTATCTCGTGCCGGAGCAGGGGGCCGATCTCACCATTCCAGTGCAGGTGAATGGAAGTCCCACCAATCAGGTCTGGCACATTCCGGGACGCGCGGAATGTGCCACCTGCCACACGCCGCAAGGTGGCTATTCGCTCTCCTTCAACACGCGGCAATTTAACCACGGGCCGAGTTTGAATGGATTCGCCGGGAACCAGATTGACGTGCTGAAAGCGGCGGGATATTTCTCCACGACCGTGCCGGATTCGGTGAGCCTGCCGCGTCATTATCCGCTGGACGACTTGCAGTTCGATCTCGAGAACCGCGTCCGATCTTATCTCGGGGTAAACTGCGCGTATTGCCATCAATCCGGCGGCACCGCGCCGACGCAATGGGATGGCCGGCCGGAGCTAACGCTGGCGGAAACGGGTTTGATCAATGGGCCAGTTTCCGACGATGGCGGCGACTCCGCGAACAAGCTCGTGGTCTCGGGCGACCCGGCGCACTCAGTGATCCTCAACCGCATCGCAGGGACGCACGGTTTTACACGAATGCCGCCGCTAGGAACGAATCAGATCGATCCGCAAGCCGTGAACATCGTCACGGACTGGATTCAAAACTATCTGCCGCAGCATCCCTGA
- the serA gene encoding phosphoglycerate dehydrogenase, with the protein MANFRVLVADPISQRGVDELASGGLLEVVVKTGLKEDQLIEAIQGVSALVVRSQTKVTAKVLEAAKDLKAVGRAGVGVDNVDVEAATKHGVIVMNTPGGNTISTAEHAFSLLVSLARNIPQADASMKAGKWDRKNFEGVELYGKTLAILGMGRIGTELARRAMAFGMRVLAYDPYLSASRARSLQVELIDQLDDILPQADFISMHMPLTAETKYMLDSRRLALCKKSVRIVNCARGGLVEETALYESMKNGHVAGAALDVFETEPPPADFPLRSLPNIVLTPHLGASTSEAQENVGIEIAEAIRATLLEGTIRNAVNMPNIDAKTLAVVGPYLTLGESLGKFISQIAPKRCENLSVNYSGKINEADTTPISRMILKGYLANIGGAEVNTVNAPALAESLGLAFKETRQSVSGDFAELLEVTAGCGDDIVSVSGTFFGTTPRIVRINQRYVEAKPSGFLLILENQDVPGIVGKVGSILGQHGVNIAGMSLSRNEIGGKALTVLNLDSSPSADVVASLTGESDILSARVVAL; encoded by the coding sequence ATGGCTAACTTTCGTGTCCTTGTCGCTGATCCTATTTCTCAACGCGGTGTCGATGAACTCGCTTCCGGCGGTCTCCTCGAAGTCGTCGTCAAAACCGGTCTGAAAGAAGATCAACTCATCGAAGCCATCCAAGGCGTCTCGGCTCTGGTCGTTCGCAGTCAGACCAAAGTCACCGCCAAAGTCCTCGAAGCCGCCAAGGACCTAAAAGCCGTCGGTCGCGCTGGTGTCGGCGTTGATAACGTCGATGTCGAGGCCGCCACCAAGCATGGCGTCATCGTCATGAACACCCCGGGCGGCAACACCATTTCCACCGCCGAGCACGCCTTTTCGCTCCTCGTTTCCCTCGCCCGCAACATCCCGCAGGCCGATGCTTCCATGAAGGCGGGCAAATGGGACCGCAAAAACTTCGAGGGGGTCGAGCTTTACGGCAAAACCCTCGCCATTCTCGGCATGGGCCGCATTGGAACGGAACTCGCCCGTCGCGCCATGGCCTTCGGCATGAGGGTTTTGGCCTACGATCCGTATCTCTCCGCAAGTCGCGCCCGCAGCTTGCAGGTCGAATTAATCGATCAACTCGACGACATTCTGCCCCAGGCCGACTTCATTTCGATGCACATGCCGCTCACGGCCGAGACCAAATACATGCTCGACTCCCGCCGCCTGGCTCTTTGCAAAAAAAGCGTCCGCATCGTCAACTGCGCCCGCGGAGGTCTCGTCGAGGAAACCGCCCTCTACGAATCCATGAAAAACGGCCACGTCGCCGGTGCCGCGCTCGACGTGTTTGAAACCGAGCCGCCTCCCGCAGATTTCCCGCTGCGCTCGCTGCCGAACATCGTGCTGACCCCTCACCTCGGTGCCTCCACGTCCGAAGCTCAGGAAAATGTCGGTATCGAAATCGCCGAGGCTATTCGCGCCACCCTGCTCGAAGGCACGATCCGCAACGCCGTCAATATGCCGAACATCGACGCCAAAACCCTGGCCGTTGTCGGTCCGTATCTCACCCTCGGCGAATCACTTGGGAAATTCATCAGCCAGATCGCTCCGAAACGCTGCGAAAACCTTAGCGTCAACTACAGCGGGAAAATCAACGAGGCCGACACGACTCCGATCTCGCGCATGATTCTCAAAGGCTACCTCGCCAACATCGGCGGTGCCGAGGTTAACACCGTCAACGCTCCCGCTCTCGCCGAAAGCCTCGGACTCGCCTTCAAAGAAACCCGCCAGAGCGTCTCCGGCGACTTCGCCGAACTCCTCGAAGTCACCGCTGGCTGCGGCGACGACATCGTCTCCGTCTCCGGCACCTTCTTCGGCACCACGCCTCGCATCGTTCGCATCAACCAGCGCTACGTCGAGGCCAAGCCATCGGGTTTTTTACTCATTTTAGAAAACCAGGACGTGCCTGGCATCGTCGGCAAAGTCGGTTCCATACTCGGCCAGCACGGCGTGAATATCGCGGGCATGTCGCTCAGCCGAAATGAGATCGGCGGCAAAGCCCTCACCGTGCTCAACCTCGACAGCTCGCCCAGTGCGGACGTCGTGGCGTCGCTCACCGGCGAATCCGACATTCTCTCCGCCCGCGTCGTCGCGTTGTAA
- a CDS encoding sigma-70 family RNA polymerase sigma factor — protein sequence MDNPPEQQLEMELLRRTAQGDRASFEALYERFSGILFTAALRVLNDQREAEDILQDVFIQIWEKAHFYVPERGKPLTWALTLTRNKSIDRLRSLQRRARLRDQVENETEIKSSLGQRDSSDEVDSLEKGKIIRAAVMQLSQEQREAIEMAYFGGLTQIEIASRLDQPLGTVKARIRRGMMRLKDLVENQL from the coding sequence ATGGATAACCCGCCCGAACAACAGCTCGAAATGGAGCTTCTTCGCCGCACCGCACAAGGGGATCGGGCCAGCTTTGAGGCGCTATACGAGCGGTTCAGCGGCATCCTTTTTACGGCGGCTTTGCGCGTGCTGAACGACCAGCGCGAAGCCGAGGATATTCTCCAAGATGTCTTTATTCAGATCTGGGAAAAGGCTCATTTCTACGTTCCAGAACGCGGCAAACCGCTGACTTGGGCGCTGACTTTGACCCGCAATAAATCCATCGACCGGCTGCGCTCGCTGCAACGTCGCGCCCGTCTCCGCGACCAAGTCGAGAACGAGACGGAAATCAAAAGTTCCCTCGGCCAGCGCGATTCATCCGACGAGGTGGACTCGTTGGAAAAGGGAAAAATCATCCGTGCCGCCGTTATGCAACTTTCCCAAGAGCAGCGCGAAGCCATCGAGATGGCTTACTTCGGCGGACTGACCCAAATTGAGATCGCATCACGCCTCGACCAGCCCTTGGGGACAGTCAAAGCGCGCATTCGCCGCGGCATGATGCGTCTGAAAGATTTAGTAGAGAATCAACTGTAA